GCACCTCTAAACCTATGGGAGGGTGACTTGAATGTTGGGCTTCCTTTACCTCTCCTTTGTTGAATCAAACTCTTACCCATACCTCACCACCTCAGAATAATCCCAACCTTGCGGCAACTTCACTCGCACTATACTCAGGCTTGAGCTTTACGTATGCCTTCTTCTCCCCTTTCGGGGTAATTAGAGTGTTTACCTTTTCTACCTTAACATTGAAGATCTCTTCAACTGCTCTCTTTATGTCCTGCTTGGTAGCCCTTCTGTCCACTATGAACGTGAGCTTGTTTTCCTTTTCTATTAGTGAGATCGCTTTTTCAGTAACGACAGGTCTAATTATCACCTTATATGGATC
This is a stretch of genomic DNA from Pyrococcus sp. ST04. It encodes these proteins:
- a CDS encoding 50S ribosomal protein L23, which translates into the protein MDPYKVIIRPVVTEKAISLIEKENKLTFIVDRRATKQDIKRAVEEIFNVKVEKVNTLITPKGEKKAYVKLKPEYSASEVAARLGLF